A DNA window from Myxococcales bacterium contains the following coding sequences:
- a CDS encoding ATP-binding protein, producing the protein MIDPEYLKTLPAWAGELAAKYATHTVNQFILHGNVRDLVPLRRQARTEFHNLKTFLSESLFAGRDFVLHYDRASGLAYANNETANDFAAFLKAYQTVQNTPGQPLILQVPKEPYKLFPIIDRYIRTRLAERKSLALIVEYAELIAPQSDAGGLAEGDRATLIYLRNWADDPSFLQADVTVCLITEQLSRLNQDLVRNPYSVPVEIELPDAAERREFIAEQTAERNWDELSAIGHEAMAELTGGLSRVHVQQVLADAIRHRVRLDLGALMQRKKELIEAECYGLLEFIEPKFNLDLVAGADAVVTELRGMAKMIKGGRLDVIPMGYLICGPVGTGKTFLVTCFAGEIGIPCVKLLNIRSQWQGVTEANLQKLLGIFRAMGPLGVILDEADTWIGDRDASGDSGTSSRIFGTIASFMADTTLRGRVIWFLMTARPDLLPVDIKRQGRAEEHVPLFHPLSAADRQALYAVIVRKNKIKTDVQSVEEPYQAAGSPRLSGADLEAVCIRAKRHAAIRGSQTVDAADFAQAFAQFIPPVYGEEIEYQALAAVMECTNRDLLPEPYRSMPRDQVALRLRQLRPLVH; encoded by the coding sequence ATGATCGATCCGGAATACCTGAAAACGTTGCCGGCCTGGGCCGGGGAACTGGCGGCAAAGTACGCCACGCACACGGTCAACCAGTTCATCCTGCACGGCAACGTCCGCGACCTGGTGCCGCTGCGGCGTCAGGCGCGGACTGAGTTTCACAACCTGAAGACGTTCCTGTCCGAGAGCCTGTTCGCCGGACGCGATTTCGTGCTGCACTACGACCGGGCCTCCGGCCTGGCCTACGCGAACAACGAAACGGCCAACGACTTCGCCGCGTTTCTGAAGGCCTACCAGACCGTCCAGAATACGCCGGGCCAGCCGCTGATCCTGCAGGTGCCCAAGGAACCGTACAAGCTGTTTCCGATCATCGACCGCTACATTCGCACCCGCCTGGCCGAGCGCAAAAGCCTGGCGCTGATCGTCGAATACGCCGAACTGATCGCGCCGCAAAGCGACGCCGGGGGTCTGGCCGAAGGCGACCGCGCCACGCTCATCTACCTTCGCAACTGGGCCGACGACCCGTCGTTTCTGCAGGCCGACGTCACTGTTTGCCTGATCACCGAGCAGCTTTCCCGGCTCAACCAGGATCTCGTGCGCAATCCGTATTCAGTGCCGGTCGAGATCGAGCTGCCCGACGCGGCGGAGCGGCGGGAGTTCATCGCCGAACAGACCGCCGAGCGAAATTGGGACGAACTGTCGGCGATCGGTCACGAGGCGATGGCCGAACTGACCGGCGGCCTGTCGCGGGTTCACGTGCAGCAGGTGCTGGCCGACGCTATCCGCCACCGGGTTCGCCTCGACCTCGGCGCGCTCATGCAGCGCAAGAAGGAACTGATCGAGGCCGAGTGCTACGGCCTGCTCGAATTCATTGAGCCGAAGTTCAACCTCGACTTGGTCGCCGGCGCCGACGCCGTCGTCACCGAATTGCGCGGCATGGCCAAAATGATCAAGGGCGGCCGGCTCGACGTCATTCCGATGGGCTACCTGATCTGCGGCCCCGTCGGCACCGGCAAGACGTTTCTGGTCACCTGTTTCGCCGGCGAGATCGGCATCCCCTGCGTCAAGCTGCTCAACATCCGCAGCCAGTGGCAGGGCGTCACCGAGGCCAACCTGCAAAAACTGCTGGGCATCTTCCGCGCCATGGGGCCGCTGGGCGTGATCCTCGACGAGGCCGACACCTGGATCGGCGACCGCGACGCCTCCGGCGACAGCGGCACCAGCAGCCGGATCTTCGGCACGATCGCCTCCTTCATGGCCGACACCACGCTGCGCGGCCGCGTCATCTGGTTTTTGATGACCGCCCGCCCCGACCTGCTGCCGGTGGACATCAAGCGCCAGGGCCGCGCCGAGGAACACGTCCCGCTGTTTCACCCGCTGTCGGCCGCCGATCGGCAGGCGCTGTATGCGGTGATCGTCCGCAAGAACAAGATCAAAACCGACGTGCAATCCGTCGAGGAGCCGTACCAGGCCGCCGGATCGCCGCGCCTTTCCGGCGCCGATCTCGAGGCCGTTTGCATCCGCGCCAAGCGCCACGCCGCGATTCGCGGCAGCCAGACGGTGGACGCCGCCGATTTCGCCCAGGCCTTCGCGCAGTTCATCCCGCCCGTCTACGGCGAGGAGATCGAGTACCAGGCCCTGGCGGCGGTGATGGAATGCACGAACCGCGACCTGCTGCCCGAACCGTACCGG